The genomic interval GTAAATTTGTTTAAGTTTGTGATGAGTATTTCTTACTCCTCTCTTGTTGCCTTTTTGGGCTTCAGCTGCCCTAGCCGAACTTGGATGCCTGATTGCCATTTTGGGTTGGGTCCCCAATAAATCAATAGGCTTACTTGTTGGAGAAACAACACGTTTGTTTTCGTTCGTATTATTATCCTCTGTAGCAGCGTttacttttgttgttgtttctttatttgtttCAATTTCTGTGTTTTGTGCTTCAGAGCTTTGTAATTTCAATGACTCTGTCGTCGTCACAGTGCTGGTGGATGTTAATTCACTTTCTATCGTCCTTCTGTTTAAAGCTTCTGTTGTTACAATATCTGTCGTATCAAAAGAAACACAATCTGCATGTTGCAGACAATTTACAAGCAATATAATGTAGAGAAAAAACCGCGATAATGCAATAACAAATTCCATTTTAAAGTATATCTTCCAGTCCAACTGCACGTTGATTTCTTATGTGTCTTCTTCCTTTGCTCGTTgcaaattcaatattttacaactATTTCTAGCAAAATCCATGCAATGGACAGACTTTGATAAAACAACAGCTATGTTTCAAACTTTGTTCTGTCGAGTTTTCTTCCTTCATAAGGTTTTCCTTAAAAGTGATAATTCCCTGTTACTAAGTATTAGTGAATGTAGGCTATTCAGACGAGAGAGCTTATTCACTCAGTTGGCCTACGGTTGTCCCTGACAATTGCTGAATTCAAGAAGATTAGCTTCTTTTTGTATGCTCACTATTCTTAACCAATCACATTCGTAAGTAGGCGGGGCTTAAGCTGTTCGGCCCTGAACGTGTATTATGTTATAGCTAACTTCTTTACAGTACGTACTTCAGTTGAACCACAGAGTTCACAGTTTCTTTACATGTGTTTTTACATGTGTTTAAAGTGTAATCAGAATTCTGTAAAATCAACAAGAGAAGTAATTCAagattatatttcaa from Antedon mediterranea chromosome 5, ecAntMedi1.1, whole genome shotgun sequence carries:
- the LOC140050154 gene encoding uncharacterized protein, which translates into the protein MEFVIALSRFFLYIILLVNCLQHADCVSFDTTDIVTTEALNRRTIESELTSTSTVTTTESLKLQSSEAQNTEIETNKETTTKVNAATEDNNTNENKRVVSPTSKPIDLLGTQPKMAIRHPSSARAAEAQKGNKRGVRNTHHKLKQIYSKWQLLLAIAMDGRVYGTDAGNDVNTIIEISPGPSMRSLVKLRGRASSLYLCINSTGHQFGSRVPTGECFFQQHYRNDGWTSFSSCAYPSSSKSNLCRGITKRKGWMIALNKDGSPRNAKIENPKKRSTRFLTMDVKRKKSKSR